A genomic window from Streptomyces sp. WMMC940 includes:
- a CDS encoding metal ABC transporter permease, with protein sequence MTLATADLGALLQLVPVQRAGFALVLAAVGLPIVGVIIVGLDIMPVRFAMMHVALLGIAVGLLTGLDPMLCALLACALSGAGIAPLARTPDGLSGAMGLLMSLAIAAALLVLAVSGVNASGAFALLWGSILSVGAADLTVLGVLAALVPGLFWWRRRDVALLLYDRELAQCSGVPVRGLTVALLVLVAVAVAGAIKLTGALLVDALTLLPALAARRLGSSLKSITLWAVGIGVVVNAAGFLLALWLDWPPGPVLVLTAGAVVLAVHLVPERRNTSWRAPASVSLPSSH encoded by the coding sequence GTGACCCTGGCGACCGCCGACCTCGGAGCACTCCTGCAACTCGTTCCCGTACAGCGCGCGGGCTTCGCCCTCGTGCTTGCGGCCGTCGGCCTGCCGATCGTCGGCGTGATCATCGTCGGGCTCGACATCATGCCCGTGCGCTTCGCGATGATGCACGTCGCCCTGCTCGGCATAGCCGTCGGACTCCTCACGGGCCTCGACCCGATGCTCTGCGCGCTCCTGGCGTGCGCCCTCTCCGGCGCGGGCATCGCCCCACTGGCACGCACGCCGGACGGGCTGTCCGGCGCGATGGGCCTGCTGATGAGCCTGGCCATCGCGGCCGCCCTCCTCGTCCTCGCGGTGTCCGGTGTCAACGCTTCCGGAGCCTTCGCCCTGCTGTGGGGCTCCATCCTCTCGGTGGGCGCCGCGGACCTCACCGTCCTCGGTGTGCTCGCCGCACTCGTGCCGGGCCTGTTCTGGTGGCGCCGCCGGGACGTGGCGCTGTTGCTGTACGACCGTGAACTCGCCCAGTGCTCGGGCGTTCCGGTGCGTGGACTCACCGTGGCGCTTCTGGTCCTGGTCGCCGTCGCGGTCGCCGGCGCCATCAAGCTGACCGGCGCGCTCCTGGTCGACGCCCTCACCCTGCTCCCCGCCCTCGCCGCGCGCCGGCTGGGCAGCTCCCTCAAGTCGATCACTCTTTGGGCGGTCGGTATCGGCGTCGTGGTCAACGCGGCGGGATTCCTGTTGGCCCTCTGGCTGGACTGGCCACCCGGCCCGGTCCTGGTCCTCACCGCGGGGGCGGTCGTCCTCGCTGTCCATCTCGTACCCGAACGGAGAAACACCTCATGGCGCGCACCCGCGTCCGTATCGCTTCCCTCGTCGCACTGA
- a CDS encoding metal ABC transporter solute-binding protein, Zn/Mn family — protein MARTRVRIASLVALSTALLLTAGCGGEGDGDTSARAGTDGAKGGAKDKPVVVVTTTWEGAFAKAAGAEDVKVIVPQSVHHAPDYDPKPSDLAAVAGADFVLYAPFEPYAAKIKEAAGSKAELVEVDLDNDVDKVGAEVARLGKLFGTEDAAAEWKTAFAGEYAKLTADVKTAWPAGKSPNVVTQVFTAWSAKLAGANVVGTYGPEPVTPAQLADLSKKKPALVLDNAHMSTGPVLPDSGAKQVKIVNYPGDDLDLLPVYRNAATELKKAMGAS, from the coding sequence ATGGCGCGCACCCGCGTCCGTATCGCTTCCCTCGTCGCACTGAGCACCGCACTGCTCCTGACCGCCGGCTGCGGAGGGGAAGGCGACGGCGACACGTCGGCCAGGGCCGGCACCGACGGCGCAAAGGGCGGTGCAAAGGACAAGCCCGTCGTGGTGGTGACCACCACGTGGGAAGGCGCCTTCGCCAAGGCCGCAGGCGCCGAGGACGTGAAGGTCATCGTGCCCCAGTCCGTGCACCACGCTCCCGACTACGACCCCAAACCCTCCGACCTCGCCGCCGTCGCAGGTGCCGACTTCGTGCTGTACGCGCCCTTCGAGCCGTACGCGGCGAAGATCAAGGAAGCAGCGGGCTCGAAGGCGGAACTCGTCGAAGTCGATCTCGACAACGACGTCGACAAGGTCGGTGCCGAGGTGGCTCGGCTGGGCAAGCTGTTCGGTACGGAGGATGCCGCAGCCGAATGGAAGACCGCCTTCGCCGGCGAGTACGCCAAGCTGACCGCCGATGTGAAGACGGCCTGGCCCGCCGGCAAGAGCCCGAATGTCGTCACGCAGGTGTTCACCGCCTGGTCGGCGAAGCTCGCCGGAGCGAACGTGGTCGGCACCTACGGTCCCGAGCCCGTGACACCGGCGCAGCTCGCCGACCTGTCGAAGAAGAAGCCCGCCCTGGTCCTGGACAACGCCCACATGTCAACCGGACCGGTGCTGCCCGACTCAGGGGCGAAGCAGGTGAAGATCGTCAATTACCCCGGTGACGACCTGGACCTGCTGCCGGTCTACCGCAACGCGGCAACGGAACTGAAGAAGGCCATGGGCGCGTCCTGA
- a CDS encoding class I adenylate-forming enzyme family protein, with protein MTVELHDLLPADLRRSWVVDGTCPDLDLYSLFRARQISDLHRTAVLDGKGKLCYTALDRKVRRLAGGLRDLGIGPGDVVGVQLPNDRNAVIADLALAALGAIALPFPVGRGSLEAECLLRRAEAVAVIAATEHRGTRHAADLFTLSAALPALRHVVAAGSDTAPEGTIPLARLMRSDPSGFVAARPHPDSAARILVSSGSEAEPKMVAYSHNALAGGRGNFLASLITDGTPPRCLFLVPLSTAFGSNGTAVTLARHGGTLVLLDHFTPESALAAIRDHKPTHVLGVPTMVRMMLDRLDEAGGELPAPTALVLGGAPLDVTTAGAAAEAFGCPVVNLYGSADGVNCHTGLDHRTPPTDSHGVVAGRPDPRVADIRVTDPDDGEVLDRGRIGEIVARGPMTPLCYVGAPDLDARYRTPDGWVRTGDLGFLDEEGLLHVVGRLKDVVIRGGANISPAEVERELTSHPLVRDVVCVGVPDALMGERLAACVVVRGAEAPTLEELCEHLTTRGLEQRKRPEHLLVVEELPLTPAGKPDRAALRERLSAPAPSPVTAGTGSLASAG; from the coding sequence GTGACCGTCGAACTGCACGACCTGCTGCCCGCCGATCTCCGCCGCTCATGGGTGGTCGACGGGACCTGCCCCGACCTCGACCTCTACAGCCTCTTCCGTGCACGCCAGATCTCGGACCTGCACCGCACCGCCGTCCTCGACGGCAAGGGCAAGCTCTGCTACACCGCCCTGGACCGCAAAGTCCGACGTCTCGCCGGAGGGCTCAGGGATCTGGGCATAGGTCCCGGTGATGTGGTCGGCGTCCAGTTGCCCAACGATCGCAACGCGGTCATCGCCGATCTCGCACTCGCGGCGCTGGGCGCGATCGCTCTGCCGTTCCCCGTCGGCCGCGGGAGCCTGGAGGCGGAGTGCCTGCTGCGGCGGGCCGAAGCCGTCGCCGTCATCGCGGCGACCGAGCACCGCGGCACACGGCACGCCGCCGACCTCTTCACCCTGTCCGCAGCCCTGCCGGCGTTGCGTCACGTCGTCGCCGCAGGCTCGGACACCGCCCCCGAAGGAACGATTCCGCTCGCTCGGCTGATGCGCTCCGACCCGAGCGGCTTCGTCGCGGCGCGCCCCCACCCGGACAGCGCGGCCCGGATCCTCGTCTCCTCCGGCTCCGAAGCGGAGCCGAAGATGGTCGCCTACTCGCACAACGCCCTCGCGGGAGGGCGGGGCAACTTCCTGGCCTCACTCATCACGGACGGCACCCCGCCCCGGTGCCTGTTCCTCGTACCGCTCTCCACCGCCTTCGGATCCAACGGCACCGCCGTCACCCTCGCCCGGCACGGCGGCACACTCGTCCTGCTCGACCACTTCACACCGGAGAGCGCCCTCGCGGCGATACGGGACCACAAGCCCACCCATGTGCTGGGCGTGCCGACCATGGTGCGCATGATGCTCGACCGGCTCGACGAAGCGGGCGGGGAACTCCCGGCTCCCACCGCCCTGGTCCTCGGTGGGGCACCGCTCGACGTCACGACCGCCGGCGCTGCGGCCGAGGCGTTCGGCTGCCCGGTGGTGAACCTCTACGGCTCCGCGGACGGCGTCAACTGCCATACCGGCCTCGACCACCGCACCCCGCCCACCGACAGCCACGGCGTGGTGGCGGGTCGCCCGGACCCCCGCGTGGCGGACATCCGCGTCACCGACCCGGACGACGGCGAAGTCCTGGACCGCGGCCGGATCGGTGAGATCGTCGCCCGCGGGCCGATGACCCCGCTCTGCTACGTGGGGGCACCGGACCTCGACGCCCGCTACCGCACGCCCGATGGCTGGGTACGCACCGGCGACCTCGGCTTCCTGGACGAGGAGGGCCTTCTCCATGTCGTCGGACGACTCAAGGACGTCGTCATCCGCGGCGGGGCCAACATCAGCCCCGCCGAGGTCGAGCGCGAACTCACCTCCCACCCCCTCGTCCGGGACGTGGTGTGCGTCGGCGTCCCGGACGCGCTGATGGGCGAAAGACTCGCGGCCTGTGTGGTGGTCCGCGGAGCAGAGGCCCCCACGCTCGAGGAACTGTGCGAGCACCTCACCACCCGCGGGCTGGAGCAGCGGAAGCGGCCCGAGCACCTGCTGGTGGTGGAAGAGCTCCCGCTGACTCCGGCCGGAAAGCCCGACCGGGCCGCGCTCCGGGAGCGCCTGTCCGCACCAGCGCCGTCGCCCGTAACGGCCGGGACGGGCTCACTCGCATCAGCCGGCTGA
- a CDS encoding CoA transferase: protein MASPVTTRTVRPLDTLRFETSGPPEITSVVTDHLLRLGAQAAGSVSGTAPTGRTVLAGGGFRPAEASTTWSEPGTGIVDEATVQAATGLMGVHGRKHGVPCGLAADYTATATAVLTVQGLLAGLLAQARGSGPTRVSTRADHAGLLTVSQYLAAAGADEGEAADIAAGGPPFTSAEGLHFELETLDPAAWAAFWRALDTPADAVRSGWRPFQFRYATACAPFPPALHATTRRYPLARIRRAASDAGAQVCVLGTLAGRAAEHEDADPWRLSLLDPCGDRPGPPVPPPPGRPLAGTTVLEAGRRIQAPLAAHLLGLLGAEVIRIEPPGGDPLRGMPPASSGISARWLALNRGKDAVEIDIKADADRRRLREMAAEADVFLHNWAPGKASELGLDSRDLASVNPALVYAYTSGWAGRVADAPMGTDFMVQARTGVGEAVRPDGEVPAPSLMTLLDVLGGLLGAEAILAGLLQRERSGHGVHVESSLLGAAEILTAPALARAAHGENPRRPAGFRRPLPTADGWVAPCDDSAVDAAAHDLRELTTADAVQQLRADGLTATSVTTDLSSLHRDPRFAGSIGRDAHGAPAVPDPWSFV, encoded by the coding sequence ATGGCGTCACCAGTCACCACGAGGACGGTCCGGCCACTCGACACACTGCGTTTCGAGACGTCCGGACCGCCGGAGATCACGAGCGTCGTCACGGATCACTTGCTCCGCCTCGGTGCGCAGGCAGCCGGCTCGGTGTCCGGCACGGCACCGACCGGGCGAACCGTCCTGGCCGGCGGAGGCTTCCGTCCCGCGGAGGCGAGCACGACCTGGTCGGAGCCGGGGACCGGCATCGTCGACGAGGCCACCGTGCAGGCAGCGACCGGCCTCATGGGCGTGCACGGGCGCAAGCACGGGGTGCCGTGCGGCCTTGCGGCTGACTACACCGCCACCGCCACCGCCGTGCTGACCGTGCAGGGGCTGCTCGCGGGTCTGCTGGCCCAGGCAAGAGGCAGTGGCCCGACCCGGGTGTCCACCCGGGCCGACCACGCCGGGCTGCTGACCGTCTCCCAATATCTCGCCGCCGCCGGCGCCGACGAAGGGGAAGCCGCCGACATCGCCGCCGGAGGGCCGCCTTTCACCTCGGCCGAGGGCCTCCACTTCGAACTCGAGACTCTGGATCCGGCCGCGTGGGCCGCCTTCTGGCGCGCCCTGGACACGCCGGCGGACGCCGTCCGGAGCGGCTGGCGGCCGTTCCAGTTCCGGTACGCCACGGCCTGCGCTCCCTTTCCGCCGGCCCTGCACGCCACGACCCGGCGGTACCCGCTGGCACGGATCCGCCGGGCCGCTTCGGACGCCGGCGCCCAGGTGTGCGTCCTGGGAACGCTGGCCGGCAGGGCAGCGGAGCACGAGGACGCCGACCCCTGGCGGCTGAGCCTCCTCGATCCCTGCGGCGACCGGCCCGGCCCGCCGGTTCCGCCGCCTCCCGGGCGTCCGCTGGCCGGAACCACGGTGTTGGAGGCCGGCAGACGCATCCAGGCGCCGCTCGCCGCGCATCTGCTCGGGCTGCTCGGTGCCGAAGTGATCCGGATCGAGCCGCCGGGCGGGGACCCGCTGCGGGGTATGCCGCCCGCCTCCTCGGGCATCTCGGCCCGCTGGCTCGCCCTCAACCGGGGCAAGGACGCTGTCGAGATCGACATCAAAGCGGACGCGGACCGCCGCCGACTGCGCGAAATGGCGGCCGAAGCCGATGTCTTCCTGCACAACTGGGCGCCGGGCAAGGCCTCCGAGCTGGGCCTGGACAGCCGCGACCTCGCCTCGGTCAATCCCGCCCTCGTGTATGCGTACACCAGCGGTTGGGCCGGCAGGGTCGCCGATGCCCCCATGGGTACCGATTTCATGGTCCAGGCCCGCACCGGGGTCGGCGAGGCAGTGCGCCCCGACGGCGAGGTGCCGGCGCCGTCCCTGATGACGCTCCTCGACGTGCTGGGCGGGCTGCTGGGAGCGGAGGCGATCCTCGCCGGGCTGCTGCAGCGCGAACGATCCGGGCACGGCGTGCACGTCGAGTCCTCGCTGCTCGGTGCTGCCGAGATCCTGACCGCTCCCGCACTGGCCCGAGCGGCGCACGGCGAGAACCCCCGTAGGCCCGCAGGGTTCCGCCGCCCCCTGCCGACCGCCGACGGCTGGGTTGCCCCCTGCGACGACTCGGCTGTCGACGCGGCCGCACACGACCTGCGGGAACTGACCACGGCCGACGCGGTGCAGCAGTTGCGCGCGGACGGCCTGACCGCCACCTCGGTCACCACCGATCTGTCCAGCCTGCACCGTGATCCGCGCTTCGCCGGTTCGATCGGCCGCGACGCGCACGGTGCACCCGCCGTTCCCGACCCCTGGAGCTTCGTGTGA
- a CDS encoding acyl-CoA dehydrogenase family protein: MASTERTSSGHPHGTATTQHLRDRVEGFVRNRVVPREGVLDAGGPDAGRALSELRGVARSEGLWALALPAELGGGGLTLAAYAEIAEAEGASDHGPAALGSAPLLDVRMLARHGGPRVRELYLERLVAGEIRSCYAMTEPDVPGTDPFLTATRAEQQSDGTWSITGRKWFTSGAADADLVTVLARTDGTAGDRDGLSLLLVPTASPGFQVGRELPLFGAGGQWEIELDHVTVPGDHMIGERGRALAVAGERLQLGRALRCLRWLGQAQRAFDLMCERAVARTGSRGPLAGHQLVQQHVFDALLALRTTRPLVHEAVALLDAGRDAHTEVGLAKVAAARTLQQVTDAAIQIHGAAGLGPDTALPALFRTGRAARILDGPDELHITSVARRVLRTYGRNPATPR; this comes from the coding sequence GTGGCGAGTACAGAGCGGACGAGCAGCGGGCATCCCCACGGCACCGCGACAACGCAGCACCTGCGGGACCGGGTTGAGGGATTCGTGCGGAACCGGGTGGTCCCGCGGGAAGGGGTGCTGGACGCAGGGGGGCCTGACGCCGGAAGGGCTCTGTCCGAGCTGCGCGGTGTGGCCCGCTCCGAGGGGCTGTGGGCGCTGGCGCTGCCCGCGGAACTGGGTGGCGGCGGTCTGACGCTCGCCGCCTATGCCGAGATCGCCGAGGCCGAGGGCGCGAGCGACCACGGTCCCGCGGCGCTGGGTTCGGCGCCCCTGCTGGACGTACGGATGCTCGCCCGTCACGGCGGCCCACGGGTCCGGGAGCTCTACCTCGAACGCCTGGTGGCGGGGGAGATACGGTCCTGCTACGCGATGACCGAACCGGACGTGCCCGGCACGGACCCGTTCCTGACCGCCACGCGGGCCGAACAGCAGTCGGACGGGACCTGGTCGATCACCGGCCGCAAATGGTTCACCTCCGGGGCCGCGGACGCCGATCTGGTCACGGTCCTGGCCCGAACCGACGGCACGGCCGGTGACCGGGACGGCCTTTCCCTGCTGCTGGTCCCGACCGCCTCCCCCGGATTCCAGGTGGGGCGCGAGCTGCCCCTGTTCGGAGCCGGTGGGCAGTGGGAGATCGAGCTCGACCACGTCACCGTGCCCGGCGACCACATGATCGGCGAGCGCGGCCGGGCCTTGGCGGTGGCCGGAGAACGGCTCCAGCTCGGACGTGCCCTGCGATGCCTGCGTTGGCTCGGACAGGCCCAACGCGCCTTCGACCTCATGTGCGAACGAGCCGTCGCACGAACCGGATCCCGCGGACCGCTCGCCGGCCACCAACTCGTCCAGCAGCACGTGTTCGACGCACTACTCGCCCTGCGTACGACACGACCGCTGGTTCACGAGGCGGTGGCCCTCCTCGACGCCGGACGGGACGCGCACACCGAGGTCGGACTCGCCAAGGTCGCCGCGGCCCGTACGCTCCAGCAGGTCACCGATGCCGCCATCCAGATCCACGGCGCCGCAGGACTCGGTCCGGACACGGCCCTTCCGGCGCTGTTCCGCACCGGCCGAGCCGCCCGCATCCTCGACGGCCCGGACGAACTGCACATCACATCGGTCGCCCGCCGCGTTCTGCGCACCTACGGACGGAACCCGGCTACACCTCGCTGA
- a CDS encoding sugar ABC transporter permease: protein MDRQDALASVLDRATVTRAEVGVRFPLFADPCDGRWTTTGRGSWTGGFWAGLLWLRARWTGAAEDRDAASSCLARLAPWADADTATRGLILWYGTALAADDGAAAALRKRAARACLESWDPELGLVPWGSALGGPRLLARVDGVPGMVQLLASAGGEGVAAAGSHLHRQLDLGLDVGGAAGGLLHPAWAFDEGAGWRPCADPQPGWSRGRAWLLLAVADALNRPEAPDWRPERLRAVVERLLAEGDVLAGPLVPPAEESRPEGPPDTSAAAITAVALLKLSRLGGPGASEFSRRAGAVLDHLVGTQMSEGDDGRPDGMLLNGCYDAGRGTAVGHELIWGDFFLALGLAAVSGLVDVSEV from the coding sequence GTGGACCGACAGGACGCGCTGGCGTCGGTTCTCGACCGGGCGACCGTCACCCGAGCCGAGGTCGGCGTGCGGTTTCCGCTGTTCGCCGATCCGTGTGACGGCCGCTGGACCACGACCGGCCGCGGTTCGTGGACCGGTGGTTTCTGGGCGGGATTGCTGTGGCTGCGCGCGCGCTGGACGGGCGCGGCCGAGGACCGGGACGCCGCGTCGTCGTGCCTGGCACGACTCGCGCCCTGGGCCGATGCCGACACGGCCACGCGGGGTCTGATCCTCTGGTACGGGACCGCGTTGGCGGCCGACGACGGTGCGGCCGCAGCGCTGCGCAAGCGTGCTGCCCGCGCGTGCCTGGAGTCCTGGGATCCGGAACTGGGCCTGGTGCCCTGGGGGTCGGCACTGGGCGGGCCCCGGTTGCTGGCGCGCGTCGACGGTGTGCCCGGCATGGTGCAGCTGCTGGCCTCTGCGGGTGGGGAGGGGGTGGCTGCGGCGGGTTCCCATCTCCATCGCCAGCTCGACCTCGGCCTGGACGTCGGTGGCGCGGCAGGTGGCCTCCTGCACCCGGCATGGGCTTTCGACGAGGGTGCGGGGTGGCGTCCCTGTGCGGACCCGCAGCCGGGTTGGAGCCGTGGACGCGCCTGGCTGCTGCTGGCCGTCGCCGACGCCCTGAACCGTCCCGAGGCGCCGGACTGGCGGCCCGAGCGTCTGCGGGCCGTTGTCGAGAGGTTGCTCGCCGAGGGCGATGTCCTTGCGGGACCGCTCGTCCCGCCTGCCGAGGAGTCCCGACCGGAGGGGCCCCCGGACACCTCGGCGGCCGCGATCACCGCTGTCGCGCTCCTCAAGCTGTCGCGCCTCGGCGGGCCGGGAGCCTCGGAGTTCTCGCGTCGGGCCGGTGCCGTACTGGACCATCTGGTCGGCACCCAGATGTCCGAGGGCGACGACGGCCGACCGGACGGCATGCTGCTCAACGGATGCTACGACGCCGGACGGGGCACTGCGGTCGGCCATGAACTCATCTGGGGTGACTTCTTCCTGGCCCTGGGGCTGGCGGCAGTCAGCGGACTCGTCGATGTCAGCGAGGTGTAG
- a CDS encoding MFS transporter, with product MAFSMLQLFLLGALGPRLVGELGISATLLGLTTTIGFGTAAVLSPVSGRIVDWIGPRRGLVVLLLVAAAALAAIGAAPGAGLLLGAVALGGLPQALANPATNKAILAVIPTERRGAVTGLKQSGVQLGAFAAGLPLAALAGGIGWRGAVWTAAGSAVTVAVWTLRALPADPPRPSAAVPRAALGRGRHIVWLAVYSLFLGCGIASVNTYLSLFGAQRLRLGPTAAAALVAVLGVAGIAGRVGWAKAARPGRAEWLPGWLGAGAVGAAGLLAAALLVPPLAWVAAVAVGVFAVSGNAVSMVLVMQRAVPGRAGQDSALVAAGFFAGFAVGPPLFGLLAEAGHYGWGWLCVAVEFAAAAAVAFVWAGRDRRERSGSQA from the coding sequence ATGGCCTTCTCGATGCTGCAACTGTTCCTTCTCGGCGCCCTGGGCCCCCGCCTGGTCGGGGAACTCGGCATCTCTGCCACGCTGCTCGGCCTCACGACGACGATCGGCTTCGGAACCGCGGCGGTGCTGTCGCCCGTCAGCGGACGGATCGTGGACTGGATAGGCCCTCGCCGCGGGCTCGTCGTGCTGTTGCTGGTCGCGGCGGCGGCACTTGCGGCGATCGGCGCGGCGCCCGGAGCCGGGCTGCTGCTCGGGGCCGTCGCGCTCGGCGGACTGCCCCAGGCACTGGCCAACCCCGCGACGAACAAGGCGATTCTGGCCGTGATCCCCACCGAGCGACGGGGAGCGGTCACCGGGCTGAAGCAGTCGGGCGTGCAACTGGGCGCCTTCGCTGCCGGACTGCCCCTCGCGGCTCTGGCCGGTGGCATCGGATGGCGAGGGGCGGTGTGGACCGCTGCCGGTTCGGCCGTGACGGTGGCGGTGTGGACCCTGCGAGCGCTGCCTGCCGATCCGCCCCGGCCCAGCGCCGCGGTGCCACGTGCCGCCCTGGGCCGGGGACGGCACATCGTCTGGCTGGCGGTGTACTCCCTTTTCCTGGGCTGCGGTATCGCCTCCGTCAACACCTATCTCTCGCTCTTCGGGGCGCAGAGACTCCGCCTGGGGCCGACGGCGGCCGCCGCTCTGGTGGCCGTGCTGGGCGTCGCCGGGATCGCCGGGCGGGTGGGCTGGGCGAAGGCCGCCCGGCCGGGACGTGCCGAGTGGCTGCCGGGGTGGCTCGGCGCCGGGGCCGTCGGCGCGGCCGGGCTGCTTGCGGCGGCACTCCTCGTTCCCCCGTTGGCATGGGTGGCGGCCGTGGCAGTGGGGGTGTTCGCGGTGTCGGGCAATGCCGTGTCCATGGTGCTGGTCATGCAGCGGGCGGTCCCCGGTCGGGCGGGCCAGGATTCGGCACTCGTCGCCGCCGGGTTCTTCGCGGGGTTCGCCGTCGGGCCCCCGCTCTTCGGACTCCTGGCCGAAGCGGGTCACTACGGATGGGGATGGCTGTGCGTGGCGGTGGAGTTCGCGGCGGCCGCCGCGGTCGCCTTCGTGTGGGCCGGGCGCGACCGTCGTGAGCGGTCCGGGTCCCAGGCATGA
- a CDS encoding sigma-70 family RNA polymerase sigma factor produces MTLQSDPDQLEHGIDTDATVTRLALTARTGDPAAVEQFVRALHRDIWRYVAYLSADRQAADDLTQETFLRALGSLHRFEGRSSARTWLLSIARRTVVDSLRHAAARPRLSDRDDWQAVAEETQPRGMPGFEDGIALAELLAQIPAERREAFVVTQLLGLPYAEAAEAMGCPIGTVRSRVARARTSLIGLLTDGDAPTAAQNRTSPGNEGQRSAAKKWSVMAAVA; encoded by the coding sequence ATGACCCTGCAATCCGACCCGGACCAGCTCGAACACGGGATCGACACCGACGCGACAGTGACTCGATTGGCCCTCACCGCGCGTACCGGAGACCCCGCCGCCGTCGAGCAGTTCGTGCGGGCCCTCCACCGCGACATCTGGCGCTACGTCGCCTACCTCAGCGCCGACAGACAGGCGGCGGACGACCTCACCCAGGAGACCTTCCTCAGGGCTCTGGGCAGCCTCCACCGGTTCGAAGGGCGTTCCTCGGCCCGCACCTGGCTGCTCTCGATAGCCCGACGCACCGTGGTGGACAGCCTCCGGCACGCGGCCGCACGTCCCCGTCTGTCCGATCGGGACGACTGGCAAGCGGTGGCCGAGGAGACCCAGCCGCGTGGAATGCCGGGGTTCGAGGACGGGATCGCACTCGCCGAACTCCTGGCGCAGATTCCGGCCGAACGTCGGGAGGCTTTCGTCGTCACCCAACTCCTGGGACTTCCCTACGCCGAGGCGGCCGAGGCGATGGGCTGCCCGATCGGGACGGTGCGTTCGCGTGTGGCCCGCGCTCGCACGTCACTGATCGGGCTTCTCACGGACGGCGACGCACCGACGGCTGCGCAGAACCGCACGTCTCCGGGGAACGAGGGACAGCGTTCAGCGGCCAAGAAATGGAGCGTGATGGCAGCCGTGGCCTGA
- a CDS encoding NADPH-dependent FMN reductase, with product MEDSAPVPDGSGVPSSSVGRSALRVFVLSGSSRTGSLNERLAMLVGRLVGRAGALVDLAGLRDFSVPPYDGDAEEAKGPPPGSTALRERIEAAQALVIASPEYNASVPGTVKNAVDWVSRFRPQPFKDKQTLLVSASPSMVGGNRGLWALRVPLEHLGARVYPGMFSLAAAHQAFTDSGDLTDGGLQERLGATVNSFLDLVEADIQYPCLQHRWYEFLGDRSSAPVTQRAES from the coding sequence ATGGAAGATTCCGCCCCCGTCCCGGACGGCTCCGGAGTGCCGTCCTCATCTGTCGGCCGCTCGGCTCTGCGGGTGTTCGTCCTCTCCGGCTCGTCCCGGACCGGCTCCCTCAACGAGCGCCTGGCCATGCTCGTCGGCAGGCTCGTCGGACGGGCGGGCGCCCTGGTCGACCTCGCCGGCCTGCGCGACTTCTCCGTTCCCCCGTACGACGGGGACGCCGAGGAGGCGAAGGGGCCTCCGCCGGGCTCCACGGCCCTGCGGGAGCGGATCGAGGCCGCGCAGGCCCTCGTCATCGCCTCCCCCGAGTACAACGCCTCGGTACCGGGCACCGTGAAGAACGCCGTCGACTGGGTCTCCCGCTTCCGGCCGCAGCCCTTCAAGGACAAGCAGACGCTGCTGGTCTCGGCGTCACCGTCCATGGTGGGCGGCAACCGGGGCCTGTGGGCCCTTCGCGTACCCCTGGAGCACCTCGGGGCCCGCGTCTACCCCGGCATGTTCAGTCTCGCCGCCGCTCACCAGGCTTTCACCGACAGTGGTGACCTGACCGACGGCGGGCTCCAGGAGCGTCTCGGGGCGACCGTGAACTCGTTCCTGGACCTGGTCGAGGCGGACATCCAGTACCCGTGCCTGCAGCACCGCTGGTACGAGTTCCTCGGCGACCGCAGCAGTGCCCCGGTCACCCAGCGCGCCGAGTCCTGA